The following are from one region of the Ruficoccus sp. ZRK36 genome:
- a CDS encoding helix-turn-helix transcriptional regulator produces the protein MQDHHQALIKRLRELREDAALTQETVAELAGISYKHYQSLEAGRKPDVRLTTLCMIAAAYGLEPWELLYSQKPVLSPKFQRGTRHLKRKRAKSGS, from the coding sequence TTGCAAGACCATCACCAAGCACTCATCAAACGGCTGCGCGAACTGCGTGAGGACGCCGCCTTGACCCAAGAAACCGTCGCGGAACTGGCTGGAATCAGTTACAAGCACTACCAATCGCTGGAGGCAGGAAGAAAGCCGGATGTGCGCTTGACCACCCTGTGCATGATTGCCGCCGCCTACGGGCTGGAGCCTTGGGAATTGCTCTACTCGCAAAAGCCCGTCCTGTCTCCGAAATTCCAGCGGGGAACCCGGCATCTGAAGCGCAAACGCGCCAAGTCCGGCTCGTAG
- a CDS encoding DUF3732 domain-containing protein → MSIQILNIILYSHDGRTRVLTFEPGRVNVITGASKTGKSALIDIVDYCLGSGTCRVPDGIIRNSVAWFGIKLKLSEGQAFVARKCPNRGSDSSEECYISLGHEVEFPRLDSLKQNTNSKGLVATASGWTGISENLHIPPEGQTRLPLAANIRHGLMLCFQPQDEIIRRNQLFHMSDDNWKAQSLVDTLPYFLGAVEDDYIRKQEKLRELRAEHRAAERKVNEILSIRGTGTGKAGSLLSQARDVGLSYASTGDEWESIVQKLKEIASTPIAQIEEPDSGSEEYDRLSEMREQLLTEQRHIQNQISAARSLESAEAGFKVEAKEHKARLISIGIFDDSHIHKCPLCSHNLESEGELLDAKDIQTSLESINAQLEQVSRTAPHVEKAISELKEKLISIQQKLQENRDAMNAVREADERLQLLKDDAAKKSHVIGRISLFLESVPEFPGTQELEDRLKQLSDQISKLEEELSAEVIQDKLDSIVALLSIEMSEWAKHLDLEHSKYPLRFQLKKLTIVAATPSGLIPMSRMGSGENWVGYHLIGHLALHKWFSRQSRPVPRFLFLDQPSQVYFPPEPTGDGSIDDLKDDDRQELRRMFEMVFKAVQDLSPDFQIIITEHADINEDWYQNEVRERWRGGLKLVPDNWPTAL, encoded by the coding sequence ATGAGTATTCAAATACTGAACATCATCTTATATTCGCACGATGGAAGAACGCGTGTCTTAACGTTTGAACCCGGCAGGGTGAACGTGATTACCGGTGCGTCGAAGACAGGAAAATCGGCGCTAATAGACATTGTCGATTATTGCCTAGGAAGTGGCACATGTCGTGTTCCCGATGGAATAATCCGCAATTCAGTGGCGTGGTTTGGAATCAAGTTGAAATTGTCGGAGGGCCAAGCCTTTGTTGCTCGGAAGTGTCCAAATCGAGGTTCAGATTCTTCAGAAGAATGTTATATTTCTTTGGGACACGAAGTTGAATTCCCACGCCTGGATTCTCTCAAACAAAATACTAATTCAAAAGGACTGGTTGCCACTGCATCTGGCTGGACTGGAATATCCGAGAACCTGCACATTCCTCCCGAAGGCCAGACCCGTTTACCCCTGGCAGCCAATATTCGGCACGGTTTAATGCTATGTTTTCAACCTCAAGATGAAATCATACGCAGGAATCAACTGTTCCATATGAGCGATGACAATTGGAAAGCTCAAAGCTTAGTGGATACGCTACCTTATTTTCTAGGAGCCGTAGAGGACGATTACATCAGGAAACAAGAAAAACTCAGAGAATTGCGAGCTGAGCATAGAGCCGCAGAGAGGAAAGTTAACGAAATACTCTCCATACGTGGTACTGGGACAGGAAAAGCGGGCAGCCTATTGTCTCAAGCCAGGGATGTAGGCCTTAGCTATGCCAGTACAGGCGACGAATGGGAATCGATAGTTCAGAAGCTAAAAGAGATAGCTTCCACACCCATAGCGCAAATCGAAGAACCAGATTCTGGATCTGAAGAATACGATAGGTTATCTGAGATGCGTGAGCAACTGCTCACAGAGCAAAGACACATTCAAAACCAGATTTCGGCAGCTCGGTCATTGGAAAGTGCCGAAGCCGGATTTAAAGTAGAGGCAAAAGAGCATAAGGCACGACTTATAAGCATAGGTATATTTGATGACAGCCATATACACAAATGCCCGCTATGCTCTCACAATTTAGAAAGTGAAGGCGAATTACTCGATGCAAAGGATATTCAGACTTCGCTTGAGAGCATAAATGCTCAACTTGAGCAGGTGTCCAGAACCGCACCCCACGTTGAGAAAGCCATATCGGAACTCAAAGAAAAGTTAATCTCTATTCAACAAAAACTACAAGAGAATCGGGATGCAATGAATGCTGTCAGGGAAGCCGATGAAAGGCTTCAGCTATTGAAGGATGATGCAGCAAAAAAATCCCACGTAATTGGAAGAATTAGTTTATTTTTGGAAAGCGTACCTGAGTTTCCAGGGACACAAGAATTAGAAGATAGGTTAAAGCAATTATCCGACCAAATATCTAAGTTGGAAGAAGAGCTATCTGCTGAGGTTATTCAGGATAAGCTAGACTCAATCGTAGCCTTGTTGAGCATTGAAATGTCCGAGTGGGCCAAACATCTAGACTTAGAGCATTCCAAATACCCCTTACGCTTTCAGTTGAAGAAACTCACCATCGTGGCCGCAACTCCCAGTGGGTTAATCCCCATGAGCAGGATGGGGAGCGGTGAAAATTGGGTAGGTTACCATTTGATTGGTCATTTAGCTTTACACAAGTGGTTCTCACGGCAGTCTCGCCCAGTACCAAGATTCCTGTTTTTAGATCAACCTTCGCAGGTTTATTTCCCACCAGAACCGACCGGGGACGGCTCAATAGACGATCTGAAAGATGATGATCGGCAGGAACTCCGGCGCATGTTCGAAATGGTCTTTAAAGCTGTCCAAGACCTCTCGCCTGATTTTCAAATAATAATAACCGAGCATGCTGACATAAACGAGGACTGGTACCAAAATGAAGTCAGAGAGAGATGGCGTGGCGGCTTGAAGCTTGTTCCAGATAATTGGCCTACGGCATTATAA
- a CDS encoding helix-turn-helix transcriptional regulator, with the protein MPGRRTPRGVRSPFAIALGKVVRDCRVERGISSQEHLAELSGLSKNNIGCIERGEVDTTLDSLRRIAKAFGVNASDLLRMAGS; encoded by the coding sequence ATGCCCGGACGGCGCACACCACGTGGAGTAAGAAGCCCTTTTGCCATTGCACTTGGAAAGGTTGTCCGCGATTGCCGGGTCGAACGTGGCATTTCCTCGCAGGAACACCTGGCCGAGTTAAGCGGGCTCAGCAAAAACAACATCGGGTGTATTGAGCGCGGCGAAGTTGATACGACCTTGGATTCGTTGCGGCGCATTGCCAAGGCTTTCGGGGTGAATGCCTCAGATTTGTTGCGGATGGCAGGCTCATAA
- a CDS encoding RHS repeat-associated core domain-containing protein, translating into MNFKLFVTAGLLLCGQAISHASETPAWAITDKEGRLKDFVERHFINPPSPEEVQAMAALASPQMQLASVTPASNGIGFAPEAITPEIQELAKGLQYDALKIYDYCLNRIEYEHYWGSYKGATLTLLEGSGNCFDTSSLMIALLRESGYTANYRYGVRRVYDGDLEAWQGLALYGGPDLPFDQYTNAQLVAEYGIPAGWDPNNPTDVYDWRFILNRINFSIFRGYPAFESAFGYGLYWDMPHVWVEVTVDGTPYELDPCFKPQEAVGTAIDLKAATQYNRAALLTAAGGTASGSTITGLSETNIGQELTGYTSNLLQWLKTNHPGKSFEEIMGRSRNIPLTVPSLDYYSLTQGVDYLTSLPWLTTTTWTTIPAQWTPKLIVTIGQYNYSTGQFTSVGYTNSDIRLNSLQGQKLSLWFDGNQANFCLDEASLASVSVSGATVDIALSVNQPHGEFDAVGNFIDTGLNDTGTPVVTRYAKDDTNAYAFPYSFRAGPRLIRKRQDILQGYIQGGADATDWRVRTELLNITGASFMEQTRMSDEFVNSQFGVIPMAFHRFGRVAQEESYYVDMFLQAAGPESFKTNEADRLTSNHVTALFDSALEHGILEQSQTPGDEAVSTIKVLHLANEQNIPIYRIDSSNWNGSLQSTLQSAGYPASVTSEINTAVTSADGIVLIPADASITLNQWTGYAYAIMKADGNVMKINSLNGGYNTIDMDFDYDLYYDNFYYESGYLDTGSSDIFYVSDPVTTPQNSSREPVDMASGAYMLDKVDLQLGQSAPRGLVFSRSYNSNRRYDMSAGLGYGWTHNLDAYITERSAPRASLGSTTHYQAAPYLAAVVAVVDLYTDHTTPKEWLTASLAAKWAVDQLSYNSASVTMGGQSIEFVRMPDGEYLPPAGITLSLTKDGENPFVLTERNGNTYTFNADNRLSTISDQYGKTLSFTYADDRLTTVTDAYNRTLSLTWSGDKITRVSDSTGREVNYAYTDDDLVTVTDADAHDWVYVYDTEHRMTELRDPLSRVIAQNEYDARSRVSIQKNKGDPSMAWNFYYSGYVNWEVDPQGGYIAYHYDDRGRAVSVENALGQADWRTYDGQDHIVERTSPLEETTTYLYDADNNLTETTDPLTNVASNIYDGEFRLQSATDFRGNTMSYTYNDKDQVLTVTDAKNIVVQTNTYDANGNLETVTDADDNTTTYSYDAYGNINRIDYPNDDFETFIYNARGDLLSHTNSRNFTTTFTYNNRRQMLVTTYSDTTTSVNTYDGCGNLASEQDSNGNVTSYTYSASGKLLTTTLPTTDAGAAIITNTYDSRDWLETTTDSLDRTTTFTYDAAGRVIAATNPLDETAQTQFDANGRVSASINPLEYDTGYGYDARGNRTTLTDANDKVITYGYDENGNQTSILNRRNATFSFTYDPNNRLLTTATPTNRTTTQIWNDRGLLASIEEPSGQTTTFSYDERGRVDTKTDPVATTSYTLDSEGNVETVTENGASITRVFDDLNRITSYTDSEDNTIGYGYDDNGNLTSLTYPGNKTVTYTYNERNQLKTVTDWQNRLTTYTYDLTGRLAQVDLPNGTSRHIVYDDADRVTRMEERKANDHLFALTILQYDDAGQVTGEFKAPISETLNLPTASATYDQDNRISVFNGLTLAYDLDGNMTSGPLMDDTLVSYSFDARNRLTEVDGHVYTYDAEGNRIASTYQGETTTYVVDANAALSRTLMRTTPEGTTYYVYGSGLLYEVSEAEEIKTYHFDNRGSTVAIVADDGLEITDRVEYSPYGITTKREGTTDTPFLYNGKFGVMTDDTGLLFMRSRYYNPHLRRFINPDPIGFSGGMNWYAYADGNPISNTDPFGLWSWNQTFGVLKAIGGAVEVAAGVALGAATSWTGVGAIAGGAVAVHGLDTFQAGIRQAISGEQTDTLTSTSLQAAGLSRNSANLLDTGISVVGTFGAGSMASSLSRTQGLVHLTDDATALTINQTQRLVSSSGNYAGPVANASASGIGVTLRTGLNPGNYSAVQIPATAADSFTAVRAVGPFTTWQSITGQAYTAAGSLNLATGNLARTGLNYGQSVFYGLDAMFTGSRFIESFK; encoded by the coding sequence ATGAATTTCAAGCTATTCGTTACCGCTGGTTTGCTCCTGTGCGGCCAGGCCATCAGTCACGCCTCAGAAACTCCGGCCTGGGCCATCACCGACAAGGAGGGCCGTCTGAAAGATTTTGTCGAACGGCACTTCATCAACCCGCCTTCCCCGGAAGAAGTTCAGGCGATGGCGGCTCTTGCCAGCCCGCAGATGCAGCTTGCATCGGTCACTCCGGCCTCGAACGGAATCGGCTTTGCTCCCGAGGCGATCACGCCCGAGATTCAGGAATTGGCCAAGGGGTTGCAGTATGACGCCCTGAAAATTTACGATTATTGCCTGAACCGCATCGAGTATGAGCACTATTGGGGCTCGTATAAAGGAGCGACATTGACACTGCTGGAGGGCAGCGGGAACTGCTTTGATACTTCCTCGCTGATGATTGCGCTATTGCGCGAATCAGGCTACACCGCCAACTACCGCTACGGCGTGAGAAGGGTGTATGACGGGGATCTTGAAGCCTGGCAGGGACTGGCCCTTTATGGCGGGCCGGATCTTCCTTTCGACCAATATACAAATGCGCAACTCGTTGCGGAGTATGGCATCCCGGCAGGTTGGGACCCCAATAACCCCACCGATGTCTATGATTGGCGGTTTATTCTCAACCGCATCAATTTCTCCATCTTCCGGGGTTATCCGGCCTTTGAGAGTGCCTTCGGCTATGGGCTGTACTGGGATATGCCTCACGTCTGGGTCGAAGTCACCGTGGACGGGACTCCCTACGAATTGGACCCGTGCTTTAAGCCTCAAGAGGCAGTGGGCACAGCGATTGACCTGAAAGCCGCCACGCAATACAACCGCGCCGCACTGCTGACAGCGGCGGGTGGAACGGCGTCGGGAAGCACCATTACCGGACTGAGTGAAACCAACATCGGGCAGGAGCTCACCGGCTATACCTCGAACCTGCTTCAATGGCTGAAAACCAATCATCCCGGCAAGTCCTTCGAGGAGATCATGGGCCGCTCGCGCAACATCCCCCTGACTGTTCCGTCTCTGGACTATTATTCACTCACTCAAGGTGTTGATTACCTGACCAGCCTTCCGTGGCTGACGACGACGACATGGACCACCATTCCGGCACAATGGACGCCCAAGCTGATTGTGACCATCGGCCAGTACAATTACTCGACCGGCCAGTTCACGAGCGTAGGCTATACCAACAGTGACATCCGGCTTAACTCCTTGCAGGGGCAGAAGCTCTCCCTGTGGTTCGATGGCAATCAGGCGAACTTTTGCCTGGATGAAGCCAGCCTTGCCAGTGTCAGCGTTTCTGGCGCAACGGTGGATATTGCCCTGAGTGTGAATCAACCCCACGGCGAATTCGACGCGGTGGGCAATTTTATCGACACCGGCTTGAACGATACGGGTACGCCCGTGGTCACGCGCTACGCCAAGGACGACACCAACGCCTATGCCTTTCCCTACAGCTTCCGGGCCGGGCCGCGCCTGATCCGTAAACGGCAGGACATCTTGCAGGGGTATATTCAGGGCGGGGCTGACGCGACCGATTGGCGCGTGCGGACAGAACTGCTCAATATCACCGGTGCCTCGTTCATGGAACAAACACGGATGAGCGACGAATTCGTGAACAGCCAGTTCGGGGTTATCCCAATGGCGTTTCACCGTTTTGGCAGGGTCGCCCAGGAGGAGAGCTATTATGTGGATATGTTCCTCCAAGCCGCAGGTCCCGAGTCCTTTAAGACCAACGAGGCAGACCGGCTCACTTCCAACCATGTGACTGCGCTTTTTGACAGCGCCCTTGAGCATGGCATTTTGGAGCAATCGCAGACTCCCGGCGATGAGGCCGTTTCCACCATCAAGGTGCTTCACCTCGCCAACGAGCAGAATATTCCGATCTACCGCATCGACAGCAGCAATTGGAACGGCTCCTTGCAGAGCACGCTTCAAAGCGCGGGCTATCCGGCCTCCGTTACCTCGGAAATCAATACGGCTGTCACCAGTGCGGATGGAATTGTCCTGATCCCCGCCGATGCTTCCATCACGCTGAACCAATGGACCGGCTACGCTTACGCCATCATGAAGGCTGACGGAAACGTCATGAAAATCAACAGCCTCAATGGTGGCTATAACACCATTGACATGGATTTCGACTACGACCTGTACTACGATAATTTCTACTACGAGTCTGGCTACCTGGACACGGGTTCCTCCGATATTTTCTACGTGAGTGATCCTGTCACCACGCCTCAGAATAGCAGTCGCGAGCCCGTGGATATGGCGAGCGGGGCCTATATGCTGGACAAAGTGGATTTGCAGTTGGGGCAGTCCGCGCCTCGGGGACTTGTTTTCTCCCGCAGCTACAATTCCAACCGTCGCTACGATATGTCGGCGGGACTGGGGTACGGCTGGACCCACAATCTCGACGCCTACATTACCGAGCGCAGCGCTCCGCGAGCTTCCCTCGGCAGCACCACACATTACCAGGCCGCCCCGTATCTGGCGGCTGTGGTCGCCGTTGTCGATTTATACACCGACCATACCACGCCGAAAGAATGGCTGACCGCCAGCCTTGCCGCCAAATGGGCCGTGGATCAGCTTTCCTACAACAGCGCCTCTGTCACGATGGGTGGACAGAGCATCGAGTTTGTGCGGATGCCCGATGGCGAATACCTTCCGCCCGCAGGGATCACCCTTTCGCTGACCAAGGATGGGGAAAACCCGTTCGTCCTGACTGAACGCAACGGCAATACCTATACGTTCAACGCTGACAACCGCCTTTCCACCATCAGCGATCAGTATGGCAAGACCCTGAGCTTCACCTACGCCGATGACCGTCTCACCACCGTCACGGATGCCTACAACCGCACACTCTCGCTGACTTGGAGCGGGGATAAGATTACCCGTGTCTCTGACAGCACAGGCCGGGAAGTGAACTACGCCTATACGGATGACGACTTGGTCACGGTCACGGATGCCGATGCCCACGATTGGGTGTATGTCTATGATACCGAGCACCGGATGACGGAGTTGCGTGACCCCTTGAGCCGGGTGATCGCTCAGAACGAGTATGACGCCCGCAGTCGTGTTTCCATCCAGAAGAATAAGGGCGATCCCAGCATGGCCTGGAATTTCTACTACAGCGGCTACGTGAACTGGGAGGTGGACCCTCAAGGCGGCTACATCGCCTATCATTACGATGATCGGGGCCGTGCCGTGTCCGTTGAGAACGCACTCGGGCAAGCCGATTGGCGCACCTATGACGGGCAGGATCATATCGTCGAACGTACCTCCCCGCTGGAGGAAACGACGACTTACCTTTACGACGCGGACAACAACTTGACCGAAACCACTGATCCTTTAACCAACGTTGCTTCCAACATCTATGACGGCGAGTTTCGGCTCCAGAGCGCGACGGATTTCCGGGGCAACACGATGAGTTACACCTACAACGACAAGGATCAGGTGCTCACCGTGACAGATGCCAAAAACATCGTCGTCCAGACCAATACCTACGATGCCAACGGGAACCTGGAAACCGTTACGGACGCTGACGACAACACCACGACGTATTCCTACGATGCTTACGGAAACATCAATCGGATCGACTATCCCAATGATGATTTCGAAACCTTCATCTACAATGCCCGAGGCGATCTGCTGTCTCATACCAACTCTCGTAACTTCACGACGACCTTTACTTACAACAATCGCCGCCAGATGCTTGTCACGACCTATTCCGACACGACAACGTCAGTCAATACCTACGACGGGTGTGGAAACTTGGCCTCTGAACAGGACTCCAACGGCAACGTCACCAGCTACACCTACAGTGCCAGCGGAAAACTGTTGACCACGACGCTCCCGACTACAGACGCCGGAGCCGCCATCATTACCAACACGTATGACTCGCGGGACTGGCTGGAAACGACCACCGATTCGCTGGACCGTACCACTACCTTCACCTATGATGCTGCCGGACGGGTCATTGCCGCGACCAATCCACTCGATGAAACCGCGCAGACACAGTTCGACGCAAACGGGCGTGTGTCCGCCAGCATCAACCCGCTGGAATACGACACCGGCTACGGGTATGATGCCAGGGGCAACCGCACCACGCTGACAGATGCCAACGACAAGGTTATTACTTATGGGTATGATGAAAACGGCAATCAAACCAGCATTCTCAATCGGCGCAACGCGACGTTCTCGTTCACTTACGATCCGAACAACCGCTTGTTGACGACTGCGACCCCGACCAATCGGACAACCACGCAAATCTGGAATGACCGGGGATTGCTGGCGAGCATTGAGGAGCCTTCCGGCCAGACCACGACCTTTTCCTACGACGAACGCGGGCGCGTGGATACCAAGACCGACCCCGTTGCTACAACCAGCTACACGCTGGATAGTGAGGGGAACGTTGAAACGGTTACTGAAAATGGAGCATCCATCACACGTGTTTTCGATGATCTGAACCGTATCACCAGCTATACCGACAGCGAAGACAACACCATTGGCTACGGATATGACGATAACGGCAACCTGACTTCATTGACCTATCCGGGCAACAAAACGGTGACCTATACCTATAATGAAAGGAATCAGCTAAAGACGGTAACAGACTGGCAGAACCGCCTCACCACGTACACCTATGACCTGACCGGACGCCTGGCGCAGGTCGATCTTCCAAATGGGACCAGTCGCCATATCGTCTATGACGATGCCGACCGCGTTACGCGAATGGAGGAACGCAAGGCCAATGACCACCTGTTTGCCCTGACGATACTGCAATATGACGATGCGGGCCAAGTCACGGGCGAGTTCAAGGCTCCCATCTCGGAAACGCTCAATCTGCCGACCGCCAGCGCCACTTACGACCAGGACAACCGGATTTCAGTTTTCAACGGGCTCACGCTGGCCTACGACCTCGATGGCAATATGACCAGCGGGCCGCTCATGGATGACACCTTGGTCAGCTATTCCTTCGACGCCCGCAACAGGCTGACCGAAGTCGATGGTCACGTGTACACGTATGACGCCGAAGGCAACCGGATCGCCAGTACCTATCAGGGGGAAACGACAACCTATGTCGTCGATGCCAATGCCGCGCTTTCCCGCACGCTCATGCGGACTACACCGGAAGGAACCACCTACTACGTTTATGGCTCCGGCCTGCTTTACGAAGTATCCGAGGCCGAGGAAATCAAGACCTACCATTTCGACAACCGGGGCAGCACTGTTGCCATCGTCGCCGATGACGGACTGGAGATAACGGACCGGGTGGAATACTCGCCTTATGGCATCACGACCAAGCGGGAGGGTACCACCGACACCCCGTTCCTCTACAATGGCAAGTTCGGTGTGATGACTGATGATACCGGCCTGCTTTTCATGCGCTCGCGCTATTACAACCCGCATCTGCGCCGCTTCATTAATCCCGACCCGATTGGGTTCTCGGGAGGCATGAACTGGTATGCCTATGCGGACGGGAATCCGATTTCCAATACGGACCCCTTTGGCCTGTGGAGTTGGAATCAAACCTTCGGTGTTCTGAAAGCTATTGGAGGCGCCGTAGAGGTGGCTGCTGGTGTAGCATTAGGGGCAGCTACAAGTTGGACTGGCGTTGGCGCTATTGCAGGTGGAGCAGTTGCAGTGCACGGACTAGATACTTTTCAGGCGGGCATTCGTCAGGCTATCAGCGGAGAACAAACCGATACGCTAACCTCAACGAGTTTACAGGCTGCCGGGTTAAGTCGTAATAGTGCTAACCTTCTGGATACCGGCATTAGTGTCGTCGGAACTTTTGGAGCGGGGTCGATGGCAAGTTCGCTTTCCCGCACACAAGGGTTGGTTCACCTGACGGATGATGCAACGGCTTTAACAATTAATCAGACCCAGCGACTTGTAAGTAGTTCAGGGAATTATGCGGGACCAGTTGCTAACGCTTCAGCCAGTGGAATCGGGGTCACTCTTCGAACGGGCTTGAATCCTGGCAATTATTCTGCCGTGCAGATACCCGCAACTGCCGCCGATTCGTTTACAGCCGTCAGAGCGGTTGGACCATTTACAACTTGGCAATCAATAACAGGTCAAGCTTACACCGCAGCCGGTTCCCTTAATCTTGCTACGGGAAATCTTGCAAGAACTGGTTTAAACTATGGACAGTCTGTTTTTTATGGGCTTGACGCAATGTTTACAGGCTCAAGGTTTATTGAATCTTTCAAATAA
- a CDS encoding KOW motif-containing protein, whose product MNSQKSLLACLEERFYPYVQSLGFVRDSSSCKNVISFRRSVLDKTHIFAIFGNVHKNKRFTLEFAEVPQAGVDWGSKHFSADTILPDHFVLSRGRLLSGAMLAYFGRGGSLLRRIIPQKNNEDSTVDELMSLFPEVQDWWSDKKIGRHIAIFKKVEPPRPPNFSRVETTGISLRKPNLIQKFFAIEVAWTALFLCTALLIAILLAYPAYPQWGHLIVLIPVSAGGGTMVTCLLLHILFRICAKCNGGPFHKGDIVQIIRGKNAGKTGEIYEEWPTRNQVRIAIGLKEWKEADDVYSYVQIIKRKSR is encoded by the coding sequence GTGAATAGCCAAAAGAGCTTGTTAGCGTGCTTGGAAGAACGCTTTTATCCCTACGTGCAAAGCCTGGGATTTGTGCGAGATTCTTCATCTTGTAAAAATGTAATCTCCTTCAGGAGAAGCGTTTTAGATAAAACACATATTTTTGCCATATTTGGAAACGTCCACAAAAACAAAAGATTCACCTTGGAATTCGCGGAAGTCCCCCAAGCGGGAGTGGATTGGGGCAGTAAGCACTTTTCTGCCGACACAATATTACCGGACCACTTTGTCCTATCAAGGGGAAGGCTCCTGAGCGGAGCAATGTTGGCCTACTTTGGTAGAGGCGGTAGCCTGCTAAGGCGAATTATTCCCCAAAAAAACAACGAGGATTCTACGGTGGATGAACTCATGAGCCTGTTTCCAGAAGTGCAGGATTGGTGGAGCGACAAAAAAATAGGCAGGCACATCGCCATATTCAAAAAGGTGGAACCACCACGTCCGCCGAACTTTTCACGTGTTGAGACGACCGGCATTTCTCTCAGGAAGCCCAATCTTATCCAAAAATTCTTTGCCATTGAAGTAGCGTGGACGGCGCTGTTCCTTTGTACTGCTCTGCTAATTGCAATACTCCTTGCCTATCCAGCCTATCCCCAATGGGGGCATCTCATTGTCTTGATTCCTGTTTCTGCGGGCGGTGGAACGATGGTTACCTGCCTGTTGTTACATATCCTTTTCCGTATTTGCGCAAAGTGCAATGGGGGGCCATTTCACAAGGGGGATATAGTACAGATCATCCGTGGGAAAAACGCAGGAAAGACCGGTGAAATTTATGAAGAATGGCCCACTAGAAACCAAGTCAGGATAGCGATTGGTCTAAAAGAATGGAAAGAGGCCGACGACGTTTATTCATATGTCCAGATCATCAAGCGAAAGAGCAGATAG
- a CDS encoding three component ABC system middle component, whose amino-acid sequence MNSWTHRPYEERNLLNPAFCSVLLWHAARGAASKASSPRNSLSLIEAFLILPLVLHEKTRISIPKVITTSMPIWIDSEPLIVASFPSRCRSLVPHTKEAISFGGQKNLFSIENNEIIIIEALKSNINKFLRETSDEVRECAKKAEFIGRWFAHTGNPETIFTLLGVRP is encoded by the coding sequence ATGAACTCTTGGACTCATCGACCCTACGAAGAGCGGAACCTGCTCAATCCCGCATTTTGCTCTGTCTTGTTATGGCATGCTGCTCGGGGTGCTGCAAGCAAGGCATCCAGTCCAAGAAATTCACTTTCTCTGATAGAAGCATTTTTGATTCTTCCGCTGGTGCTGCACGAAAAAACGAGGATTTCGATTCCAAAGGTAATTACAACATCTATGCCTATATGGATTGACTCAGAACCGCTAATAGTTGCCAGCTTCCCTTCTCGTTGTAGGTCCCTTGTCCCGCACACAAAAGAGGCCATATCGTTTGGCGGTCAAAAGAATCTATTCTCGATTGAGAACAACGAAATTATTATCATTGAAGCACTAAAATCTAACATCAACAAGTTCCTCAGAGAGACATCCGATGAAGTAAGGGAATGCGCAAAAAAAGCTGAATTTATTGGTCGCTGGTTCGCTCACACTGGCAACCCAGAAACTATATTTACTTTGCTTGGAGTTAGGCCATGA